A part of Candidatus Neptunochlamydia vexilliferae genomic DNA contains:
- a CDS encoding MarC family protein — MDYYLLLETTFALFILMDSVGNIPIYMAVLKEVPTKRQIFIIIRELLIALVTIILFAFLGEYLLDILKIGQETIMIAGGVVLFIIALKMIFPKGESSFAEGSIQGEPFIVPLAIPLIAGPSSLAAVMIYSHQEPMSLVVGAICLAWLLTLIVLIGAPFLKKVLGVKAISACERLMGLLLTLMAVQMFLEGIAQFVLSCST; from the coding sequence ATGGACTACTATCTCCTTTTAGAAACAACCTTTGCCCTTTTTATTTTGATGGACTCGGTGGGAAACATCCCCATCTATATGGCCGTTTTAAAAGAGGTCCCTACAAAACGGCAGATCTTTATTATCATACGGGAACTCCTGATCGCCCTTGTCACAATTATCCTCTTTGCCTTTTTGGGAGAATACCTCCTCGATATCTTAAAAATTGGGCAAGAGACTATTATGATTGCAGGGGGGGTTGTCCTCTTTATCATTGCTCTAAAGATGATTTTTCCCAAGGGAGAAAGTTCCTTTGCAGAAGGGTCTATCCAAGGGGAACCCTTTATCGTCCCCCTGGCGATCCCTCTGATTGCAGGTCCTTCTAGCTTGGCTGCGGTGATGATCTATTCTCACCAAGAGCCGATGTCCCTTGTCGTTGGAGCGATCTGCCTGGCTTGGCTCCTCACCCTGATTGTTCTCATCGGCGCCCCTTTCCTCAAAAAAGTCCTTGGCGTCAAAGCCATCTCTGCCTGTGAGCGACTCATGGGTCTCCTTCTAACCCTCATGGCCGTTCAAATGTTTCTCGAAGGAATTGCCCAGTTTGTGCTATCCTGTTCCACATGA
- a CDS encoding phospholipase D-like domain-containing protein has protein sequence MPALLCAGLVFYATWVPLPTEKTPFHLYSTDKRDDLKKTLLSALKRAKHSITLHTYALTDQAVLSLLKKKGEKGMLVHLYYHKKASPELETLEWKNVHFHPIKGRGLMHEKIWIIDQKTLFLGSANLTTSSLKMHDNLMVGLYAPALAEALSQKRVEERVLEVGGRSLHYFSLPSQKGLEALLEALDQGEREVSAALFTFTHPLLVKKLIELHERGVKVSLTLDRTTSHGASKKALEALEEAGIRVKISSGLQLCHHKWAQIDQKILIIGSANWTAAAFEKNRDFILIIKMK, from the coding sequence TTGCCAGCGCTCCTTTGCGCTGGCCTTGTTTTTTACGCAACTTGGGTTCCCCTACCCACAGAAAAGACCCCCTTCCACCTTTACTCCACAGATAAGCGCGATGACCTCAAAAAAACGTTGCTATCAGCTCTAAAAAGGGCTAAACACTCGATCACCCTCCACACCTATGCCCTCACCGATCAAGCGGTCCTCTCCCTTCTTAAAAAAAAGGGTGAAAAAGGGATGCTCGTCCACCTCTACTACCACAAAAAAGCCTCCCCTGAGCTGGAAACACTCGAGTGGAAAAATGTCCATTTTCACCCGATCAAGGGGCGGGGACTGATGCATGAAAAGATCTGGATCATCGATCAAAAGACCCTTTTTCTAGGGTCGGCTAACCTCACGACCTCCTCCCTGAAGATGCATGACAACCTTATGGTGGGGCTCTATGCCCCCGCGCTTGCAGAGGCCCTAAGCCAGAAACGGGTTGAGGAAAGGGTTCTGGAGGTCGGAGGACGGAGCCTCCACTACTTCTCCCTCCCGAGCCAAAAAGGGCTGGAGGCCCTTTTAGAGGCCCTTGACCAGGGGGAAAGGGAGGTTTCCGCAGCTCTTTTTACCTTTACCCACCCCCTCCTTGTTAAGAAACTTATTGAACTCCACGAGCGAGGGGTGAAGGTCTCTCTCACTCTCGACCGAACCACCTCTCATGGGGCAAGCAAAAAGGCACTAGAAGCCTTAGAAGAAGCGGGGATACGGGTAAAGATCAGCTCAGGGCTCCAGCTCTGCCACCATAAATGGGCCCAGATCGATCAAAAAATTCTTATTATCGGATCGGCCAATTGGACCGCTGCTGCTTTTGAAAAGAACAGAGACTTTATTTTAATAATAAAAATGAAATAA